Proteins encoded together in one Ferroglobus placidus DSM 10642 window:
- the hacA gene encoding homoaconitase large subunit, with translation MGKTLSEKIFSEKSGKDVKAGDFVLAEIDVAMIHDITGPLAIKAFREIAGEKAKVWDPKKIVIAFDHQAPADSVAAAENHKMLRKFAKEQGILLYDVGEGIAHQIMVEKGHVLPGMLAVGADSHTCMYGALGAFATGIGSTDMGAVFALGKLWFKVPETIKFEINGKLPRRVYSKDVILKIIGTVGANGANYKACEFVGSTIEKMEMSERLTMTNMAIEMGGKTGIIPPDKVTEDYLKSIGVDYEIPEWLYSDEDAYWKEVSLDVSNLEPQVACPHSVDNVKPVSEVEGVKIDQVFIGSCTNGRYEDLKVAAEILKGEKVAKGVRLIVIPASRSHYKRALKEGLIDIFVEAGAIVEFPSCGPCMGGSFGLIASKEVSLSTSNRNFIGRQGSPEGEIYLCSPATAAASAIYGEITDPRKV, from the coding sequence ATGGGTAAAACTCTCTCCGAGAAAATTTTCAGCGAAAAAAGCGGAAAAGACGTTAAAGCTGGAGATTTCGTCCTCGCAGAGATAGACGTGGCGATGATTCACGATATAACCGGTCCTTTAGCCATAAAAGCTTTCAGGGAGATTGCCGGGGAGAAAGCTAAGGTTTGGGATCCTAAAAAAATCGTTATCGCTTTCGATCATCAAGCTCCAGCTGATAGCGTTGCAGCTGCTGAAAACCACAAAATGCTGAGAAAATTCGCTAAAGAGCAGGGAATTCTTCTCTACGATGTTGGAGAGGGAATTGCTCATCAGATCATGGTTGAAAAAGGACACGTCCTCCCCGGGATGCTTGCGGTAGGAGCAGATTCTCACACCTGCATGTACGGAGCCCTCGGAGCCTTCGCAACCGGCATAGGTTCAACTGACATGGGAGCGGTTTTCGCTTTGGGAAAGCTCTGGTTCAAAGTTCCCGAGACGATAAAATTCGAGATAAACGGAAAACTGCCGAGGAGGGTTTACAGCAAGGACGTGATCCTGAAAATAATCGGAACGGTCGGAGCGAATGGAGCGAACTACAAAGCCTGCGAATTTGTTGGAAGCACGATAGAAAAAATGGAGATGTCAGAAAGACTTACGATGACTAACATGGCTATCGAAATGGGAGGGAAGACCGGGATAATTCCTCCAGACAAGGTCACCGAGGATTACCTCAAAAGCATCGGAGTCGACTACGAGATTCCGGAGTGGTTGTACAGTGACGAAGACGCTTACTGGAAAGAGGTTTCTCTCGACGTAAGCAACTTGGAGCCGCAGGTAGCTTGCCCCCACAGCGTCGACAACGTTAAGCCAGTAAGCGAAGTGGAGGGAGTAAAGATAGATCAGGTTTTCATAGGTTCTTGCACGAACGGAAGGTATGAAGACTTAAAGGTGGCTGCGGAGATTCTGAAAGGAGAGAAGGTGGCGAAAGGAGTCAGATTGATAGTAATTCCCGCTTCGAGAAGTCACTACAAAAGGGCGTTGAAGGAAGGTTTGATTGATATATTCGTCGAAGCCGGAGCAATCGTAGAGTTTCCGAGCTGCGGTCCCTGCATGGGAGGGAGTTTCGGATTGATAGCGAGCAAGGAGGTTAGCCTTTCCACGTCCAACAGAAACTTCATAGGAAGGCAGGGAAGTCCGGAAGGAGAAATCTACCTCTGCTCGCCAGCCACAGCTGCAGCTTCAGCCATTTACGGAGAGATAACCGATCCGAGGAAAGTCTGA
- a CDS encoding Mov34/MPN/PAD-1 family protein yields the protein MDEETGADRKGEESSSLKLIVTENIYRFLNSVKPKGNEIERCGLLLGKKEEDYFVDEVYEVRNVKSSTSEFELDAAEALKIFEHAESVSKEVVGVWHTHPFWKAYPSAKDVSGMKIFPGVWVIVSREEIRAFVLEGEIREVEIVIA from the coding sequence GTGGATGAGGAGACAGGAGCAGATAGGAAGGGAGAGGAGAGTTCTTCTTTGAAGCTGATAGTGACGGAGAACATTTACAGATTCTTGAATTCGGTGAAACCGAAGGGGAACGAGATAGAAAGATGCGGGCTTCTTTTGGGGAAAAAAGAAGAAGACTATTTTGTCGATGAAGTTTACGAGGTTAGAAACGTTAAATCTTCAACGAGTGAATTCGAGCTTGACGCAGCAGAAGCTTTGAAAATTTTTGAGCACGCCGAAAGCGTAAGTAAAGAGGTTGTGGGAGTTTGGCACACGCATCCTTTCTGGAAAGCTTACCCTTCGGCAAAAGACGTTTCCGGAATGAAGATTTTCCCGGGAGTTTGGGTGATCGTGTCGAGGGAAGAGATAAGAGCTTTCGTTCTCGAAGGGGAGATAAGAGAGGTCGAGATCGTTATCGCCTGA
- a CDS encoding cation:proton antiporter gives MELALAAFICALLALFSRKYLIPSIPLYVIAGLILGKSGFGLFEVDEITEFLTKVGILFLLFYIGLHINFERLSKNVFVSGIFDLITNFSLSFLASLLLGFSYYEAFVIASAIYISSSAIVLHSLVEFRKLIFKEAETVVWLMVFEDVILVFILIFSSAKIDEIPLFFLKILSFTLAIYLLHKVSHNFKPIFSRDDEVPLLISFSIATAAITFSEILEIPEGFVAIMFGASLSKIREIEKFVTPFKDVFIVLFFFFFGASVEVKAINAGAVIVFILIAILGKVISGILIGLSAHKSVKSGLEIGFDTIARGEFSIFLAYAYGTDETMSIVALVVLVTSIVGAFMAKHSYDVISKLERSVKLITSQR, from the coding sequence ATGGAATTAGCGTTAGCAGCTTTCATCTGCGCCCTCTTAGCTTTATTTTCGAGGAAATACCTAATCCCCTCGATTCCCCTTTACGTAATCGCCGGACTAATTCTCGGAAAGTCGGGATTCGGCTTATTCGAAGTCGACGAAATAACGGAGTTTCTGACGAAAGTGGGAATTCTCTTTCTTCTCTTCTACATAGGACTGCACATAAACTTCGAAAGGTTATCTAAAAACGTCTTTGTGAGCGGAATTTTCGACCTGATTACGAACTTCTCCCTATCCTTTCTCGCTTCGCTTCTTCTCGGGTTTTCTTACTACGAAGCTTTCGTAATCGCCTCAGCCATTTACATAAGCAGCTCCGCAATAGTCCTCCACTCCCTTGTAGAGTTCAGAAAGCTGATATTCAAAGAAGCTGAAACAGTTGTCTGGCTTATGGTGTTTGAAGACGTGATACTCGTTTTCATTCTGATTTTCAGCTCCGCAAAGATTGACGAAATTCCCCTCTTTTTCTTAAAGATACTCAGCTTCACTCTTGCTATCTATTTGCTCCACAAAGTCTCCCACAACTTCAAACCAATATTTTCGAGGGACGACGAGGTTCCCCTTCTAATTTCCTTCTCAATTGCCACCGCTGCGATAACGTTTTCTGAAATTCTGGAAATTCCAGAGGGTTTCGTTGCGATAATGTTCGGAGCGTCGCTCTCAAAAATAAGGGAGATCGAGAAATTCGTAACTCCGTTCAAAGACGTTTTTATAGTACTCTTCTTTTTCTTCTTCGGAGCGAGCGTTGAAGTTAAGGCGATAAACGCCGGAGCGGTCATAGTTTTTATCCTGATTGCAATCCTCGGAAAGGTAATCTCTGGAATACTTATAGGTCTCTCAGCACACAAATCCGTAAAATCCGGATTGGAAATTGGATTCGACACGATAGCGAGGGGAGAATTTTCGATTTTCTTAGCCTACGCTTACGGAACTGACGAAACGATGAGTATTGTAGCGTTGGTCGTTCTCGTAACTTCAATAGTTGGAGCCTTTATGGCTAAACACTCTTACGATGTTATTTCAAAACTCGAAAGGAGCGTTAAGCTTATAACTTCACAGCGTTAA
- a CDS encoding cation:proton antiporter regulatory subunit translates to MTPIDLSGIGTKYELETESGNKIAILFLESGRVQIYILEKGCAKPCVIELSQTEAIKLGNILSGAILQTEREGFEISAMADVRLNIHKYVATKKVSGKSIKDLAIRKKTGVTVIAVSRDKKTIVNPSPDFVIKEGDVLLVIGESEQVKKFEKEILGI, encoded by the coding sequence ATGACACCCATCGATCTTTCCGGGATAGGCACAAAATACGAGCTTGAGACTGAAAGCGGGAACAAAATAGCTATCCTCTTTTTGGAAAGCGGAAGAGTACAGATTTACATTCTCGAAAAAGGATGCGCAAAGCCGTGTGTTATTGAGTTAAGTCAAACAGAAGCGATAAAACTTGGAAACATACTGTCGGGAGCGATCCTTCAAACGGAAAGAGAAGGATTCGAAATTTCCGCAATGGCTGATGTAAGGCTCAATATTCACAAGTACGTGGCGACGAAAAAGGTTTCGGGGAAATCGATAAAGGATTTGGCGATAAGGAAAAAGACTGGCGTTACGGTCATTGCAGTGTCAAGAGACAAAAAGACGATAGTAAATCCGAGCCCAGATTTCGTGATAAAGGAAGGAGACGTACTCCTCGTTATAGGCGAAAGCGAACAAGTTAAAAAGTTCGAAAAGGAGATCTTAGGGATCTGA
- a CDS encoding DUF2240 family protein, translating into MLKKTIAAVFKSKGKRKMKKSELTYTLSFDLKWFSHETSKEVVELAQKKGLLKGDDELEPNFDVDEVEVEPDFKPDVNKIKSSSLLDEIVDYLAANLGMSRQEVIAELNRKQIEFGNVLDLEVVALIYAKERGLKVEEYVDKVWEEVKNSWRGSQV; encoded by the coding sequence ATGCTCAAGAAAACGATAGCAGCAGTATTTAAATCGAAGGGCAAAAGGAAGATGAAAAAGTCTGAGCTGACCTACACTCTCTCCTTCGACTTGAAGTGGTTCTCCCACGAAACAAGCAAAGAAGTCGTCGAATTGGCTCAAAAAAAAGGTTTGCTTAAAGGAGATGATGAGCTCGAGCCGAATTTCGATGTTGATGAAGTTGAAGTTGAACCGGATTTCAAACCCGATGTTAACAAAATCAAATCCTCCTCCCTCCTCGACGAAATCGTCGACTACCTTGCGGCAAATTTGGGAATGAGCAGGCAGGAGGTTATAGCTGAGCTTAACAGAAAGCAAATTGAATTCGGTAACGTTCTCGATCTGGAGGTTGTGGCTTTAATTTACGCAAAGGAGAGGGGATTGAAGGTAGAGGAGTATGTTGACAAAGTTTGGGAGGAAGTTAAGAATAGCTGGAGAGGCTCTCAAGTATGA
- a CDS encoding metallophosphoesterase, giving the protein MLTKFGRKLRIAGEALKYEDVLIIADLHLGLTENVEDIKRKILEYAEKTKASSVIVNGDLKHIGLFGVKRAEKFVNDLKEHVDVFLIQGNHDANLKELGTEKYFYDGNLAVFHGNVEYKVDSDTLVLAHSHPAYFIKDVVHGHKERVWLESEYEGRNILVMPTFNELCSSTAVNLEKPAGFIFKKVRKFSVYTIDGIYLGEVEIREAWSVL; this is encoded by the coding sequence ATGTTGACAAAGTTTGGGAGGAAGTTAAGAATAGCTGGAGAGGCTCTCAAGTATGAGGACGTTCTGATAATCGCGGACTTACACCTCGGTTTGACTGAGAACGTTGAGGATATAAAGAGGAAAATTTTGGAGTACGCTGAAAAGACGAAAGCTTCTTCAGTTATCGTAAACGGGGATCTGAAACATATAGGGCTTTTTGGGGTAAAAAGGGCGGAAAAATTCGTTAACGATTTAAAAGAGCACGTTGATGTGTTTTTGATTCAGGGGAATCACGATGCAAACTTGAAGGAGCTCGGAACTGAAAAGTACTTTTACGATGGAAACTTAGCGGTTTTTCACGGTAACGTTGAATACAAAGTAGATTCGGACACTTTAGTTCTCGCCCATTCCCACCCGGCTTACTTTATAAAAGATGTCGTTCACGGTCATAAGGAGAGAGTTTGGCTCGAAAGTGAATATGAGGGGAGAAACATCCTCGTTATGCCCACCTTTAACGAGCTTTGTAGCTCCACAGCTGTAAATCTTGAGAAACCAGCCGGTTTCATCTTTAAAAAAGTAAGGAAGTTCAGCGTCTATACAATTGACGGAATCTATCTAGGAGAAGTCGAAATTCGGGAAGCTTGGTCTGTTTTATAA
- a CDS encoding DUF763 domain-containing protein: MKSIYLPLHHGKAPYWLLNRMKKLCYPIVRIIVDEFGYNELIKRLSDPIFFQSLSNVLGFDWNSSGSTTVLTGVLKAALNESDLEVRVAGGKGNNALKTPEEIEKFGEELGLREKKLEELKKVSRLVAKVDNVMLQDGYDLYHHAIVFTRKDWCVIQQGMNEKEKLARRYHHSSFDWKIEKPHSGIFAERVEKEVMNLASEDSDEARKVILDIVKDGTFKRDYRKLLSLVRYKESFKVPRKIDWRVLENCYIDNFEDLLLVRGLGKGAMRALALISELIYDAEYDKKDPAKFSFALGGKDGVPYPVDVRSYDEVIRFMEEIIKQTKLPEFRLLLDRFRQLYRR; encoded by the coding sequence GTGAAATCGATATACCTCCCGCTCCACCACGGAAAAGCACCCTACTGGCTCCTAAACAGAATGAAAAAACTTTGCTATCCGATAGTCAGGATTATCGTCGATGAATTCGGCTATAACGAGTTGATTAAAAGGCTTTCAGATCCGATATTCTTCCAGAGCCTTTCGAACGTTCTCGGCTTCGACTGGAACTCTTCCGGCTCAACAACAGTTTTGACCGGAGTTCTTAAAGCCGCTCTGAACGAATCGGATCTTGAAGTTAGAGTTGCCGGAGGAAAAGGTAATAACGCCTTAAAAACACCAGAAGAAATTGAGAAATTCGGAGAAGAACTCGGTTTAAGGGAGAAAAAACTCGAAGAACTGAAAAAAGTTAGCAGGCTCGTGGCAAAGGTTGATAACGTTATGCTTCAAGACGGCTACGATCTTTACCACCACGCTATCGTTTTTACAAGAAAGGATTGGTGCGTTATTCAGCAGGGAATGAATGAAAAGGAAAAGCTCGCAAGAAGATATCACCACTCTTCCTTCGACTGGAAAATTGAAAAACCGCACTCCGGAATCTTCGCTGAGAGAGTCGAGAAGGAAGTTATGAATTTAGCTTCGGAGGATAGCGATGAGGCGAGAAAGGTGATATTAGACATCGTCAAAGATGGAACTTTCAAAAGGGATTACAGAAAGCTTCTTTCTCTCGTCAGATATAAGGAAAGTTTTAAAGTGCCAAGAAAAATAGACTGGAGAGTTCTCGAAAACTGCTACATCGACAATTTCGAAGATCTCCTTCTCGTAAGGGGATTGGGTAAAGGTGCTATGAGAGCTCTCGCACTGATTTCAGAGCTGATTTACGACGCTGAATACGACAAAAAAGATCCCGCCAAGTTCTCATTCGCTTTGGGAGGAAAAGACGGAGTTCCGTATCCGGTCGACGTGAGGAGCTACGATGAGGTCATAAGATTCATGGAAGAAATTATAAAACAGACCAAGCTTCCCGAATTTCGACTTCTCCTAGATAGATTCCGTCAATTGTATAGACGCTGA
- a CDS encoding multiheme c-type cytochrome, protein MRPLIAILAAFLIAGVASGSECIDCHKAVTPGIVDQWLSGNMSKHFSCEVCHGNEHKSSNDWEKAKMPTPETCKACHPQQYEQYASGKHYYAWIAMKAIPALQHIPTPQRDLEGFKGCSGCHKIGYIEDKGAYKYGAAACDSCHTRHKFSKEEARKPEACLPCHMGFDHPQYEMWSTSKHGVIYRIEGDTGRAPKCQTCHMPEGNHAVMTAWGFLALRVPEDDEEWWKDRVTILQALGVLDENGNPTERFEIVKAGKVARLSKEEWQAERERMIKVCSQCHSENFAREQLEAADKMIREADRVFAEAIRTVKELYDLGILEKPEDWKYAPDLLQFYEVKTPIEEELYLMFLEYRMRTFQGAFHMNPDYSHWYGWAPLKASLVKIKYEAEKLKAEKLKEKTTENTKEAKETPEAEKETKKTPGFGVLLSLAGISAAYFARRKL, encoded by the coding sequence ATGCGCCCATTGATTGCAATTTTAGCGGCGTTTCTGATAGCTGGCGTTGCCAGCGGCAGCGAGTGTATAGATTGTCATAAAGCAGTTACACCGGGAATAGTTGATCAGTGGTTGTCCGGAAACATGAGCAAACATTTTAGTTGTGAGGTATGCCACGGAAACGAGCACAAAAGCTCCAACGATTGGGAAAAGGCAAAAATGCCAACTCCAGAGACTTGCAAAGCCTGTCATCCGCAGCAATACGAGCAGTACGCGAGCGGGAAGCACTACTACGCGTGGATAGCCATGAAAGCGATTCCAGCCTTGCAGCACATCCCCACTCCTCAGAGGGATTTGGAAGGTTTTAAGGGTTGCAGCGGGTGCCACAAAATAGGATACATCGAAGACAAAGGAGCTTACAAGTATGGTGCTGCTGCATGCGATTCTTGTCACACAAGGCACAAGTTCAGCAAGGAAGAAGCAAGAAAACCCGAAGCATGTTTGCCCTGCCACATGGGTTTCGATCATCCGCAGTATGAGATGTGGTCGACGAGCAAGCACGGAGTGATTTACAGGATCGAAGGAGACACTGGAAGAGCTCCGAAGTGTCAGACTTGTCACATGCCAGAGGGGAATCATGCAGTCATGACAGCCTGGGGGTTCTTGGCGTTAAGGGTTCCAGAGGATGACGAGGAGTGGTGGAAGGATAGAGTGACGATCCTTCAAGCTCTGGGCGTTCTCGACGAAAACGGAAACCCGACAGAGAGGTTCGAGATCGTCAAGGCTGGAAAAGTTGCAAGACTGAGCAAGGAAGAGTGGCAGGCTGAGAGGGAAAGAATGATAAAAGTATGCTCGCAGTGCCACTCAGAAAACTTCGCAAGGGAACAGCTTGAGGCAGCTGACAAAATGATAAGAGAAGCCGACAGGGTTTTTGCTGAGGCTATAAGAACGGTGAAGGAGCTGTACGACCTCGGTATTCTCGAGAAGCCGGAGGATTGGAAGTACGCTCCAGATCTGCTCCAGTTCTACGAAGTAAAAACTCCTATTGAGGAAGAACTTTACCTAATGTTCCTCGAATACAGGATGAGAACATTCCAGGGAGCTTTCCACATGAATCCAGATTACAGCCACTGGTACGGATGGGCTCCGCTTAAGGCATCTCTCGTCAAAATAAAGTACGAGGCTGAGAAGCTGAAGGCTGAAAAGCTGAAGGAAAAAACGACTGAAAATACGAAAGAAGCTAAGGAAACACCAGAAGCTGAGAAAGAGACCAAGAAGACTCCGGGATTCGGAGTGTTACTTAGCTTAGCCGGAATTTCTGCAGCCTACTTTGCGAGGAGAAAACTCTAA
- a CDS encoding ammonia-forming cytochrome c nitrite reductase subunit c552: MRAKYLAVLLVLLAVFLAGCSGQQGKTATTPTPTPEKTPTPIPTPDIEKIKQEAAEEAIGEAMVLAINTHFDDPNTDEIEGVNVNPEFGCQGCHFGKEAVPRMIEWGKSAHGGHLLEVKEKDLSAAITEEIAPAWAHYDFKQKDRQPCQNCHTSTGFRNFASNPENYNPANNTFLLVGKQKELLYCWACHKVEDRSFQLRNPGKFEKIASYSEPAERIAAVPDLGAANLCMVCHSGRSSGAAIKAAGNIKTHFGAFNSHYLAAGGVIFKLLPYEFDGREYADYNPHESINDLCVACHMPKGSHEFKALKKEGDSIVITAYEETCKKCHGDEEELKATIEEREAQYKATLDYIQQLLANKGIYYDISAYPYFYPSPNPQDGRGPPNAFKDWPDKNTLGAAYNLNLFAHEPGAFVHNPKYVKQVLYDTIDFLDDGELNDSVLNNAPEKVKAFLEGAR; the protein is encoded by the coding sequence ATGAGAGCAAAATATTTGGCAGTACTACTTGTTTTGTTGGCTGTCTTTTTGGCAGGTTGCAGCGGTCAGCAGGGAAAAACTGCAACTACTCCAACTCCGACACCCGAAAAAACGCCCACTCCAATTCCGACGCCGGATATCGAAAAAATAAAACAAGAGGCAGCTGAGGAGGCGATAGGCGAGGCGATGGTACTCGCAATAAACACCCACTTCGACGATCCAAATACCGATGAAATCGAAGGTGTAAACGTCAATCCCGAGTTTGGTTGCCAGGGATGTCACTTTGGAAAAGAAGCGGTGCCGAGGATGATCGAGTGGGGTAAATCGGCTCACGGAGGTCATCTGCTTGAGGTGAAGGAAAAAGACCTTTCTGCAGCAATAACAGAAGAAATAGCTCCGGCTTGGGCTCATTACGATTTCAAGCAAAAAGATAGGCAACCGTGTCAGAACTGCCACACTTCGACGGGCTTTAGAAACTTCGCAAGCAATCCGGAAAACTACAATCCAGCAAACAACACATTCTTACTTGTCGGAAAGCAGAAAGAGCTGCTGTACTGCTGGGCGTGTCACAAAGTGGAGGATAGAAGCTTCCAATTGAGAAATCCCGGTAAATTCGAAAAAATTGCTTCCTACTCAGAGCCGGCAGAGAGAATAGCTGCTGTTCCGGATTTAGGAGCAGCAAACTTATGTATGGTCTGCCATTCCGGAAGGAGCAGTGGAGCAGCGATAAAAGCTGCTGGAAACATTAAAACTCACTTCGGAGCGTTCAACTCCCACTACTTGGCTGCTGGAGGTGTAATCTTCAAACTTCTGCCGTACGAGTTCGACGGAAGAGAGTATGCAGATTACAATCCGCACGAAAGCATAAACGATCTTTGCGTTGCCTGCCACATGCCAAAAGGTAGTCACGAGTTCAAAGCTTTGAAGAAAGAAGGAGATAGCATCGTGATTACAGCCTACGAGGAAACTTGCAAGAAGTGCCACGGAGATGAGGAGGAGCTGAAAGCTACGATAGAGGAAAGGGAAGCCCAGTACAAAGCCACTCTCGACTACATACAACAGCTTCTTGCTAATAAGGGAATTTACTACGACATAAGCGCTTATCCGTACTTCTACCCCTCTCCCAACCCGCAGGATGGAAGAGGACCTCCAAATGCTTTCAAGGACTGGCCCGACAAGAACACTCTCGGAGCAGCTTACAACCTCAACCTCTTCGCTCACGAGCCCGGAGCTTTCGTGCACAATCCGAAGTACGTGAAGCAAGTCCTCTACGACACAATCGACTTCCTTGACGACGGAGAGCTTAACGATTCAGTTTTAAACAACGCTCCGGAAAAAGTGAAGGCATTCCTCGAAGGAGCGAGATAA
- a CDS encoding acylphosphatase, producing MKKKVRIIGSKVHDIGYRYFLMENALAFGIEKLRAVNVEEDDKQIVEVYVEGEDEAVNEFCKFAKSNFPPDAVVDEVKVEDYTGYVPKIEAFALVFNVGQSRKFIEYGKQVLSKQDKMLEKQDKMLEKQDETVKAVKEVGEKVDKVGEKVDALRQDLKAYLDERFRKLEMEVERIKEAVGLK from the coding sequence GTGAAAAAGAAGGTCAGGATTATCGGTTCAAAGGTTCACGATATCGGTTATCGCTATTTTCTGATGGAGAATGCTTTAGCTTTTGGCATCGAAAAACTTAGAGCTGTCAACGTTGAAGAGGATGATAAGCAGATTGTGGAGGTTTACGTTGAAGGAGAAGATGAAGCGGTAAATGAGTTCTGCAAATTTGCGAAGTCAAACTTTCCCCCTGATGCCGTTGTTGATGAAGTTAAGGTTGAGGACTACACAGGATACGTTCCAAAAATAGAAGCATTCGCTTTAGTTTTCAACGTCGGACAGTCGAGAAAGTTCATAGAATACGGAAAGCAGGTATTGAGCAAGCAGGACAAAATGCTAGAAAAGCAAGATAAGATGCTTGAGAAGCAGGACGAAACGGTAAAAGCCGTGAAAGAGGTTGGAGAGAAGGTTGATAAAGTCGGAGAAAAAGTGGATGCTCTCAGGCAGGATCTCAAGGCTTATCTCGATGAGAGGTTCAGGAAGCTGGAAATGGAGGTCGAAAGAATAAAGGAGGCTGTCGGTCTGAAGTAA
- a CDS encoding Na(+)/H(+) antiporter subunit D: MWVHPGVVILLGSLPLTFLKFRRVEQILFLSLPVVSLLILILTSLGYFGDVPFELKAEFLDYEVFVRVDKLSLVFAYVFSIAAIAMNVYALHSSRFEHFSAMVYVGSALGVVFAGDLFSFYIFWELMAVGSLFLIWMRRTKKAEEAGFRYALWHLVGGLFLLAGIVLYVQQTGNLKFVSFEKVGLAYYLILIGFIVNAAVPPLHAWLPDAYPEATVTGAVYLTAFTTKSAVYALARGFAGEELLMWLGAVMAMYGVIFAVLENDGRRLLAYHIVSQVGYMVAGVGIGTAMAINGACSHAFTHILYKALLFMGVGAVIEVTGRSKFTELGGLYRYMPITFYLYMVGAFSISAFPLFSGFVSKNMTVYASAEENLVLVWFLLEGASVGTFLHTGLKLPWNVWFSREPVIEAREPPKNMLAGMIILAALNVFFGTYPGYEILYSLLPYPVEYNPYDPAKVISMSQLLLFTFFGFWVMREKLRGEEKIVLDTDWLPRIVGDRFIYFCLKFTEFSKELDRRVLEAAGKLKAIARVKIRELTPGYSLIVVCVIFATYLMLFILAIELT, translated from the coding sequence ATGTGGGTTCACCCGGGAGTCGTGATACTCTTAGGATCTCTTCCGCTAACCTTTCTGAAATTTAGGAGAGTTGAGCAGATTCTTTTCCTCTCTCTGCCGGTTGTATCGCTGCTCATACTTATCCTAACCTCCCTCGGCTACTTCGGAGATGTACCTTTCGAGTTGAAAGCTGAGTTTCTCGATTACGAAGTTTTCGTTAGGGTAGACAAGCTATCCCTCGTCTTCGCCTACGTTTTTTCGATAGCTGCGATAGCCATGAACGTTTACGCTCTTCATTCGAGCAGATTTGAACACTTTTCGGCAATGGTTTACGTCGGAAGTGCTTTAGGAGTCGTTTTCGCTGGAGATCTCTTTTCGTTTTACATCTTCTGGGAATTGATGGCTGTTGGCTCTCTCTTCCTGATCTGGATGAGAAGGACGAAAAAAGCCGAAGAGGCTGGGTTCAGATATGCTCTGTGGCATCTCGTCGGAGGGCTTTTCCTTCTCGCCGGGATTGTTTTGTACGTGCAGCAAACCGGCAATCTGAAATTCGTTTCTTTCGAAAAGGTAGGATTGGCTTACTATCTGATTCTCATAGGATTTATAGTAAACGCAGCAGTCCCTCCTCTCCACGCATGGCTGCCAGATGCTTACCCAGAGGCTACCGTGACTGGAGCAGTATATCTTACAGCCTTCACGACGAAAAGCGCTGTCTACGCTTTGGCAAGGGGTTTTGCGGGAGAGGAGTTGCTGATGTGGCTCGGAGCTGTTATGGCTATGTACGGAGTTATCTTTGCTGTTCTCGAAAACGATGGAAGAAGACTTTTAGCATATCACATCGTCTCTCAGGTAGGGTACATGGTCGCTGGAGTAGGAATTGGCACTGCCATGGCTATAAACGGCGCATGCTCTCACGCTTTCACTCACATCCTATATAAAGCTCTTCTGTTCATGGGAGTAGGAGCTGTCATCGAAGTCACGGGAAGGAGCAAATTCACCGAGCTTGGCGGGCTTTACAGATACATGCCCATCACGTTTTACCTCTACATGGTCGGAGCTTTCTCAATTTCTGCTTTCCCCCTCTTCAGCGGATTCGTTAGTAAGAACATGACAGTCTACGCATCAGCTGAAGAAAATCTTGTTTTAGTCTGGTTCCTCCTTGAAGGTGCTTCCGTCGGAACTTTCCTACACACAGGGTTAAAGCTTCCTTGGAACGTGTGGTTTTCGAGAGAGCCCGTAATTGAAGCGAGAGAGCCTCCGAAGAACATGCTTGCTGGAATGATCATTCTCGCAGCTTTAAACGTTTTCTTCGGAACTTATCCGGGATACGAAATTCTTTATTCTCTCTTACCCTATCCAGTGGAGTACAACCCCTACGATCCGGCAAAGGTAATCTCCATGAGTCAACTCCTCTTATTCACGTTCTTCGGCTTCTGGGTTATGAGAGAGAAGCTGAGAGGAGAGGAAAAAATCGTTCTCGACACGGACTGGTTGCCGAGAATTGTCGGCGATCGTTTTATTTACTTCTGCCTCAAATTTACTGAGTTCTCAAAAGAGCTTGACAGGAGAGTACTCGAAGCTGCAGGAAAATTAAAAGCAATAGCGAGGGTGAAGATTAGAGAACTAACTCCGGGATATAGCTTGATCGTCGTCTGCGTAATTTTTGCAACCTACTTGATGCTTTTCATTCTTGCGATTGAGCTAACCTAA